The following coding sequences lie in one Apium graveolens cultivar Ventura chromosome 1, ASM990537v1, whole genome shotgun sequence genomic window:
- the LOC141718572 gene encoding uncharacterized protein LOC141718572 yields the protein METNKAKESSFGLSYPMLTKANYTVWALKMKVFMQAHGVWEAIEPKDAKAALEDKIDKRALAVIYQGVPEDVLLSIAEKKTSKDAWNALKTMSMGAEKVKSTKAQTLKREFEVLQMKENEAFDEFYLKLNSLVTNIRALREKMEEAYVVKKILRVVPTRFLQIASAIE from the coding sequence ATGGAGACGAACAAAGCTAAAGAGAGTTCATTTGGTTTGAGTTACCCAATGTTGACAAAAGCAAACTACACGGTCTGGGCGCTTAAGATGAAGGTGTTTATGCAGGCTCACGGCGTGTGGGAGGCAATTGAACCCAAGGATGCTAAGGCTGCACTCGAGGACAAGATTGATAAGCGCGCGCTGGCAGTAATCTACCAGGGAGTCCCAGAAGATGTACTGCTGTCTATCGCGGAGAAAAAGACATCCAAGGACGCTTGGAATGCATTAAAAACCATGTCGATGGGTGCGGAAAAAGTGAAATCAACCAAGGCTCAGACATTAAAACGTGAATTCGAGGTACTGCAGATGAAAGAAAACGAGGCATTCGATGAGTTCTATCTCAAACTAAATAGTCTGGTCACCAATATTAGAGCGTTGAGGGAGAAAATGGAGGAGGCATATGTTGTGAAAAAAATTCTCAGGGTTGTTCCCACCAGGTTCTTACAGATTGCATCAGCTATAGAGTAA
- the LOC141718592 gene encoding uncharacterized protein LOC141718592 — translation MIFLRHHLDEGLKTEYLTIKDPSTLWKDLKERYDHPKMVILPKARYDWLYLRLQDYKSVSEYNSAMFKITSQLKLCGENITDKDMLEKTYSTSHANNMLLQQQYRERGFTKYSELISVLLLAEQNNELLMKNHQARPTGSTPFPEVNTVTNNEYRDNKSFGCGRGHGYGRGRGHGRARGRGRSNQQNPLNFKRKSYFQKRATNEEKPEGSMMVKRGESTCSRCGMKGHWRSTCRTSKHFVDLYQASLKNVETNFTEQNDPLGIAHLLSHLGSDNQGDPSGFSHMEVGDFFEDIDVNMPKFGGDEHN, via the coding sequence ATGATATTTCTTCGCCATCACCTTGATGAAGGATTGAAAACTGAATATCTGACTATTAAAGATCCATCAACTCTTTGGAAGGATCTCAAAGAAAGATATGACCATCCGAAAATGGTGATACTTCCTAAAGCTCGCTATGATTGGCTATACTTGCGATTGCAAGATTATAAAAGTGTGAGTGAGTATAACTCTGCCATGTTTAAAATTACATCTCAATTGAAATTATGTGGCGAGAATATCACCGACAAAGATATGTTGGAAAAAACATATTCCACTTCCCATGCCAACAATATGCTTTTGCAGCAACAATATCGTGAACGTGGATTCACAAAATATTCTGAGCTGATTTCTGTCTTGCTTCTTGCTGAACAAAATAATGAACTTTTGATGAAAAATCATCAAGCACGTCCAACTGGCTCAACCCCATTCCCTGAAGTGAATACGGTGACTAACAATGAATATAGAGATAATAAATCATTTGGATGTGGGCGTGGGCATGGATATGGACGTGGACGTGGGCATGGACGTGCCCGTGGTCGTGGGCGTAGTAATCAACAAAATCCTCTGAACTTTAAAAGAAAATCTTACTTCCAGAAAAGGGCAACAAATGAGGAGAAACCCGAGGGAAGTATGATGGTTAAAAGGGGTGAAAGTACTTGTAGTCGTTGTGGAATGAAAGGTCATTGGAGAAGTACATGTCGTACCTCCAAACACTTTGTTGACCTATATCAGGCATCTTTGAAAAATGTTGAAACTAATTTCACCGAACAGAATGATCCTTTGGGGATCGCCCATCTTTTATCACACCTCGGAAGTGACAATCAAGGTGATCCTTCGGGCTTTAGTCACATGGAAGTTGGTGATTTTTTTGAAGATATTGATGTGAACATGCCTAAATTTGGTGGTGATGAGCATAATTAA